The Gossypium hirsutum isolate 1008001.06 chromosome D06, Gossypium_hirsutum_v2.1, whole genome shotgun sequence genome contains the following window.
CCTTCATATGTTGCTGTTTTGTGCAGTAGAAATCTAAAATCAAAAGCAATGGTGTACTTCTGTTTTGTAGGTCATGTGAATGTAGCTCCTCGACATTTAACAGCCGAAGCAGAGACTTTACTTTCAGCTACACTTATCCACGAGGTTTGATggtgttaattttatgaatttggaAGAGTATAGAAGGAAATTGTGTGTCCTAAACACCACGGTTGTTTTAATCCAGGTTATGCATGTTCTTGGCTTTGACCCGCATGCTTTTGCTCATTTTAGGGATGAGAGAAAACGGAGGCGAAGTCAGGTAATTGCATGGAATGTACTGTGAACTCGTTCATTGCCTTTGAAATCGGACTTCCATAACACACTTAGTATTTTGTAATTTGTATGTGTACAAATTAGTTATCTCTGTATTTTATGAAAAGTTTTAGAGCCTCACTATCACATGGTTATCTCTTTGTGCGTTTGCAGGTTACTGTACAAACCATGGATGAAAAGCTTGGTAGGATGGTAACTCGTGTAGTGCTTCCACGTGTTGTCATGCATTCACGACATCACTATGGGGTATTGTTAACTTCTTTGTTGACCGGAGTTTCATGGCTTTAGATTATTGATAAAAACACAACGAAAAAGATTGAACAAATAGTTGATGATAGTTAAATTGACAGGCATTCTCGGAAAATTTTACTGGCTTAGAGCTAGAAGATGGGGGAGGACGTGGCACATCAGGTATTTGATTCTGTCTCTGTTATTGTTGCCACTCCCTTGTCTATCAAGGCATTGGTCCGTAGTAGTTTGGTCCTTAATGTTTCGAGTGATGACTTGGCTGCAGGATCTCATTGGGAAAAAAGGCTTTTGATGAATGAGATAATGACAGGATCAGTGGATACAAGATCGGTAGTTTCAAAAATGACTCTGGCGTTGTTGGAGGATAGTGGATGGTATCAAGCTAACTATAGCATGGCGGATCGTCTCGACTGGGGTCGTAACCAAGGAACAGATTTCGTTACTTCTCCTTGCAATCTCTGGAAGGGAGCGTATCATTGCAATACAACCAATTTATCTGGCTGTACATATAACCGGGAAGCTGAGGGTTACTGCCCTATTGTAAATTATAGTGGTGACCTACCTCAATGGGCTCGATATTTTCCTCAAGCTAACAAGGGTATGTTCTTTGTTTTCAACTTGGATTCCTTATCTACAGGGATTGAAAAATAGGTGTATTTTCGGTTTTTCTGCATGCAACTTGTCCTCGTGAGTCCTTGAACTTTGTTATCGACTTTTGCAGGTGGTCAATCTTCGTTGGCTGATTATTGCACTTACTTTGTGGCTTATTCTGATGGATCTTGTACCGATTCTAATAGTGCAAGGGCCCCAGATAGAATGTTAGGTGAAGTGAGAGGGAGTAACTCCAGGTGAGTTTTAACCCCGAAAAATCTTAAGTGGGGGCTCCATTTAAACTTTTCCGTTTTATCTTTGATATAGTTAGAACTTTTGAGACAATGGTTGATGAGTATTCTTTTCGTGATTATGTAGGTGCATGGCTTCATCATTAGTGCGTACTGGTTTTGTGCGGGGCTCCGTGACCCAAGGAAACGGTTGTTACCAGCACAGATGTGTAAATAACTCATTAGAGGTAAGTATTGGTGCTTGTGAAGCAAAGACTTCGATTTCTAACAGTAAAAGTTAAGGTTGGCGTTAATAAATTGTTCTTTTAGGTTGCTGTGGATGGTATTTGGAAAGTGTGTCCTAAATCTGGTGGACCGGTTCAGTTCCCTGGTTTTAATGGTAAATTCGATGACCCAACTTTTTAGTCAGTAGGATCTAATATATATAGACTAATAATTTTGTTTGATGTTTCTATCTGTAGGTGAACTGATTTGTCCTGCTTACCACGAACTCTGTAGCACTGGCACTGTTTCCATGTCCGGGCAATGTCCAAATTCTTGTAACTTTAACGGTGACTGTGTCAACGGAAAATGTCATTGCTTTCTGGGGTTTCATGGTCATGATTGCAGTAAAAGTGAGCTCTACGATCCTTATTGGTTTTATTATTTGGTTATGTATAAGATAAAACACGGTATGTTCAATCTCTTCCAagctaattcttttaaataaactGATGTTATTTTTCTGGTCTTCGTGTTATATAATATTCAGGGTCTTGCCCCAGCAATTGTAATGAGCGTGGAAAGTGCCTGCCAAATGGGGTATGCGAATGTGAAAACAGTCGTACGGGCATTGATTGCTCCACGGGTAATATGTTTACTTGTCTTGACTATAGATACTCGCCATTTTTCTGCTAGTTTCTTTGCACCGACTCCTTTTGAAGCATCTTTTCCCGCATAGTTaagcatgcatatatgagatCTGTTCTTTCTATTATTTCCTCCTctttcaagaaaaacaaaatgaagcTTCGAGTGCTGTTTCAATATGCTTAAGACACTCATAGACACCTCTCGAgattttcatttcattataaaaaatGTTGGGATAAATGCAGTTAAATAATGCCATATTTCCCCTTCATGTTTCCGCATTCTTACCATTTTACTTTGGAATTATATACCAGCCGTTTGCGATGAACAATGCAGTCTCCATGGTGGTGTCTGTGACAATGGAGTTTGTGAGTTCCGCTGCTCTGACTACGCAGGCTACACGTGCCAGAACAGCTCGACTCTTCTCTCGAGTCTTTCGGTATGCAAAGATGTATTAGAGAGGGAGTTATCCGGGCAACATTGCGCCCCAAGCGAGGCAAGTATATTACAACAGCTAGAAGAAGTCGTTGTCATGCCTAATTACCACCGTTTATTCCCTAGCGGTGCTCGAAAGTTGTTTAATAATGTCTTTGGGAGCAGCTACTGCGATGCAGCTGCCAAGCGACTGGCCTGCTGGGTAAAGTAGCTCACCCCCTAGCTCTTCTATTTCCAAGCATTTGTTTTTTTCACTAGTTGTACCATGGAGTCTCTTATACTagaagtcagattgcattttgtttCCTCTACTCAAAAAATTGACAAATTAGCTCATAtacgttaaatcaaagagcaaattaatctttctgttaaaattttcatccattttcacTGTTAAAAACTGGCTCTAATTTTTAATAgtggaaatggatgaaatttttaacagaaaaatatCAATTTGCTCTAACATATAAGGACTAATATgcccatttttttaatagaggtggcaaaatgcaatctgacttttAATACAGAGGCCTCCATGATACCTTTACCATTGTTATCTTATCTCCATTTCAGTTTCAGGTTCTCATCTCTTATTCATTTTCCTTAACCAGATCTCGATCCAAAAATGCGATAACGATTGGGACAACAGACTACGTGTATGCCATTCGGCATGTCAATCATATAATTTAGCATGCGGAGCATCACTAGATTGCTCGGACCAAACTCTCTTTAGTAGCGAAGAGGAAGGTGACGGCCAATGTACCGGCTTCGGCGAGACCAAGGTTTCGTGGTATAATCGGTTTCGAACTAGTTTCTTTTCAAGAAATACAGGTTTGAAAGGATTGTCTGTAAAATATAAGCAGTTTTAGCATATCCAAAGCTACccctttttttagggtttttcagtGTAGGAAAAGTGGCACTTAATGGTATGTGCcctaggcatagaatttcattgTGTTCGGCCCCAAATTCAATTAGAAAAATAGGGCTTGATTTCATgtagagaaaattgaaaaatgtattAGAAAGCaccaaaaagaaaggaaaaaaaaatgctcTGTTGAGCCAATGATCCATGTATGGCCGAAGGCCTTTgaaaggaaatttaaaaaaaaaaattcccataTTTTTCTGTATATTTGTTCATGcttttatcttatatatataaatatatatatatatcccttgTTCATGTTTGTATGGTTTAAGATGGACGAGgttgtttttataaatttttgtctCTTGAAAACATGTGTTAGTAGATATTTGTAGCCATTTTACATTGTTCCTTGTCTTTTcgttttattattttgtgttggataaatattcaaaaatttcacgaatatcattttagtaaatataatttatatttttttaattttttgttatgtTGGTTTTACTACTAGTTGGATCGGAACCGGTTAGAATATCGGTTCACAAAATGGAATtggattaaaaaaatatcaacatGTTACTTTCAAAGATTACGGTTTAAGTCAAgacttaaatttcaaatttgaaaaatataaaaaattggagaaaaaaattaaattcactgtatatctattaatagcaaaatttaacccaaCATATTTAACTACTATTGTTTAAGTaggattgaaatttaaaaatttgaaaaatataaagaattaaaattaaccaaataaGAGTATAAGAACTAAATCCACAATTTACATATAATACAAGGACTACTACTAAAATTAGACCAAAAACAActaaaccaaaacaaaaattcaagGCAATGAATTTATATTCAAACTTCGAaggcaatttttttttcttttttattgtaaCTTGCAATTAAAAATGTCTAGTAATAACCCCCCCCCAAAAAATTAATCATCTTTTTTTCCCTTAACAAAAGGCAAAATTTCAAGAGGCATAGGGAAAATTTTACAATGAGTAATGTAAGCAAGATATAGACAAGCTAAGCTTACATATACCATACACAGCTTGTAAGAAAATGTTAGGTAAGTGAATATGGTTGTTAAGGCAATGATCACTGTAAAATTTAGCAAGGATTGCAATGTAGAGAGTTGTTCTTCGGGTTTTTGATCCGGGAATTGGCCTTGAGATTTGAAATCTGAGAGCAATTCGTCTTTCACTTTGAACCTATTGGTTAACCACGCAGCAGCCTCGGCATTGGAGGTTGGGATGTTGTTGATTGGGATACGTTGTATGTGGATGTGAACCTCCGATGGATCGACGCCAAATACATTGTCGAGGAAGAAGGGGCATTGGCGCTTGTATGCGATAGTCAAATCGTAAACTGCAAATCAATCAAGGGTATATCAAGATATATTATGTACAAACAAAGGCCAAAAATGTTTACTTGAGTTTTAAAGTGATGTGGAAAAAAAATCCGAAATTCGGTATTTTTAGAACatgataagaactaaattgttcGCTTTTCTTTTGAAGTCACTCTAAACCATGATATAAGGAATAATTTGCTTCAAAATTAaatgtacaaggactaatttgctaaGAAGCTTTATGTTGCTCGagttcttcatttttcttgaagtactcgTATCCAACACATAGATAAAAGGACATGACCTCCAAGGATCTCTAAACAcaggaaaaaaaattagaaaagtcTAGCTATACCCATGTCAGATATATAACTATGCCCGAAAAAAACGAATCCGAGTAACATAGCCTAAAGTCTatagtacagggactaatttgctccTAAGCACTATATTGCTCGAACTCTTCAGAAGTACCCGTTTCTGACACATGGATATAAGGATATAACCTCCAAGGATctctaaatacatgaaaaaacttaGAAAAGTCTAACTATACCCGTGTCAGATATTTAACTACGCCCGGCAAAAAACAAGTTCAGAATAACATAGCTTAAAGCCTATAGTACAGGGACTGCCAGTAATTTAACCCATTAATCATACAACATACTAACCTGCATCAAAAGAGCCCCTAAGTGTTTCTAAGCAAAGGCAGAAACCCCTTGTTTTCGGTAGCAGCACATTTGTCAACACCGGCAATCCGACTTCAGCTGCAAATTTTTTACTCTTCTCGCATTTTTCTTCACTGCAACAAATGACAAAACGAAATGTTAGTACTTGTCGTAAAGAATTCGTTTCAAGAATCATATACATGAACCGATGTAAGATGCAAGCAATGTTCTTCAGGCAAGTATTTGCAAACTTGGAACCtaagaaattaaaaaaggaaTGTACTGAGAAAGTTTACGTAAAATCGGTTCCTTCGGGGAAAAGAGCAAGCCATAAAGGATCTCGAGGATTCTTAAAAGTCGAAAGCATTTGATGGAGGATAGTTTCATCCGTTTCCCACTTCCTATCTACTGAAATGAACTCCAAGACATGAAATCCCCAACCAAGAACAGGTAGTTTCATCAAGCTGCTTTTAAGGATATACTTGAT
Protein-coding sequences here:
- the LOC107942859 gene encoding leishmanolysin-like peptidase; this translates as MEVIIRFGLRTITRFDFKLRFAAVLLQILLILLWFEAATCKLRERNDLQWESRGRGSSENIVSHSCIHDQIVEERRRPGRKVYSVTPQVYEHPGIGHHKGRSLLGIPELLKHSKDVKQPIRIFLNYDAVGHSQDRDCRGVGDIVKLGEPPLSSPTGTPSCNPHGDPPIYGDCWYNCTLDDISGEDKRRRLRKALGQTADWFKRALAVEPVRGNLRLSGYSACGQDGGVQLPREYVEDGVAGADLVLLVTTRPTTGNTLAWAVACERDQWGRAIAGHVNVAPRHLTAEAETLLSATLIHEVMHVLGFDPHAFAHFRDERKRRRSQVTVQTMDEKLGRMVTRVVLPRVVMHSRHHYGAFSENFTGLELEDGGGRGTSGSHWEKRLLMNEIMTGSVDTRSVVSKMTLALLEDSGWYQANYSMADRLDWGRNQGTDFVTSPCNLWKGAYHCNTTNLSGCTYNREAEGYCPIVNYSGDLPQWARYFPQANKGGQSSLADYCTYFVAYSDGSCTDSNSARAPDRMLGEVRGSNSRCMASSLVRTGFVRGSVTQGNGCYQHRCVNNSLEVAVDGIWKVCPKSGGPVQFPGFNGELICPAYHELCSTGTVSMSGQCPNSCNFNGDCVNGKCHCFLGFHGHDCSKRSCPSNCNERGKCLPNGVCECENSRTGIDCSTAVCDEQCSLHGGVCDNGVCEFRCSDYAGYTCQNSSTLLSSLSVCKDVLERELSGQHCAPSEASILQQLEEVVVMPNYHRLFPSGARKLFNNVFGSSYCDAAAKRLACWISIQKCDNDWDNRLRVCHSACQSYNLACGASLDCSDQTLFSSEEEGDGQCTGFGETKVSWYNRFRTSFFSRNTGLKGLSVKYKQF
- the LOC107942854 gene encoding probable 1-acyl-sn-glycerol-3-phosphate acyltransferase 4 — translated: MEVCRPLKTDDKLKHRPLNPYRFFRGMICLVVFLSTAFMLLAYLGPGAVLLRYLSIHYSRKATSFFFGLWLSMWPFLFEKVNGTKVVFSGDNVPRKERILIIVNHRTEVDWMYLWDLAMRKGCLGYIKYILKSSLMKLPVLGWGFHVLEFISVDRKWETDETILHQMLSTFKNPRDPLWLALFPEGTDFTEEKCEKSKKFAAEVGLPVLTNVLLPKTRGFCLCLETLRGSFDAVYDLTIAYKRQCPFFLDNVFGVDPSEVHIHIQRIPINNIPTSNAEAAAWLTNRFKVKDELLSDFKSQGQFPDQKPEEQLSTLQSLLNFTVIIALTTIFTYLTFSYKLCMVYVSLACLYLAYITHCKIFPMPLEILPFVKGKKDD